The genome window tttgttatcttcTAGTTTTTTACAAAAATCATCATGTGCAGCTATCCTTGCTATCCTTCTGCTTGTATCGGCTCTTGTGGAGGTTGTGGTCCAAGTGGATTCTATGATCCGAGCTTTGGACCCTTCAATGGTCCATTCAACAGTTGGTATGGCTGCTGCGGAGGACGATGGtgttaatttttaacattttgcaaCAGTTTGGATGTCACATTCGGATAAAATTAAGatagaatttttatttctgtAATATGGTTTCgaaagtgcaataaataaaagcgtTTGAGTTCAATTTCcttgtattaaaattaattatgtaatttttgATGCCTATTTGGTCTTAttgttagtttttgttttttataaatttttaatttattaaaattaaggAATAGTTTTTCTGTGCCGCACAGATAAACCGGAAATTTTGCGTCTCGAAATAAAGCCACAGAAAGTTTCGCTTTCGTTTTGATTATGTGCGCgtaatgaaaaattatttacattttgttttgtgctagCATTTGCATGAGAGTCAAAAGAGCAGTCCTGCTATAGCAGTCCTGCTATAGCAGGAACAAGGAAGTGCCAAACACTTTATGCGCGTTTTGTCTTTTGTAATCCTTTGCagcaactttttatttttatgtgtgtcGACGACGAATTTTCTTCtgtttattttcgtttttcttttgttttgatttcgactttccttttgtattttgtttctttttttttgtcgacggtgtgtttaaatttttgttttgcgttttgtGCTTTCGTCTGTTTCTATTTTATGCGCTTTGCGCTTGTCAAGCGACGCCCGACGAGACGCCAACGAAAATGAAGCCATGAAAAGCGAAAGTAAAGCCGTGGAAAGGTTGTAAAAGAGGCAGGCGAAAAGGGTTAGCAGAAAGCAGCCAGCTTTTCTGGCCTGACACTTGCGTTATCAGCGGCATTTAGAGACTCTCTCGCTCAACGTTCTCGTGTTATATGCGAGTATATTTTTGCGCGTGGAGttcttttatgttttatgttttattttcattttaatttttgtttttttttgtaatgttttgCTTTCTGACACTTGCTGTCACtttacatgtgtgtgtgtgcgagttgTAGTTTGTCGGCAGTGCTTGGCATTGTTAATATCACAACAGGCCGAcgagtttattttttgttgtttgtgctttgctcatttttttttcttccacATGCTCGTCACGTTCAACTTGTTATCCTGTGCGCTTATCACAAAATGTCTTattttgcctgcctgcctgccttgACTTGCTTGCTGTCATTACCCGTGttatttgctgtttgcctgcctctgtctctatcATCCacactatctctctctgtccctctctttctttccTCTTCGTCTCCGTTGTCGTGCTTGCTGCTGGTAAAAAAAGGTAAAATGATGTGTTATGGCGTCACGTGACATGTGTCATATATGTTACTCATACGCCGTGTTGTCGGTCtttgtggcttttgttttttacctCGACTGTTTTGCAAGCTAGCAAAAAAAATGGGTTTTGGCTGCTGTTTAAGGTTCAGTCGAACGAAATACTCGACGATGAGTCACTACTTAATGCGTTAGGCTGATagtataaattgaaatttgatctgctaaagaagaaaatgctttaaaagcacattaaactattaatttgtaaataaatattttatactacTGACACTATAAATCGATTTGTAATCTTAAATTATCACAAtagttgtagttttttttttattttattgctgaaTCGTAGCTGTGAATAGAGCAACCCTTAATATATATTCTggaattacagggtatattgaaaaaaagGCGACTGAGCTAACTCGTTATCTGTAAAATCAAAGAGAATTCTGCATTAAATGTTTTGATTGATAAGAAGCAGGAAATGTCGCTGACATGTGACAGATTTAATTACGAAACGAATTtgaaatgcacttgaaatgcTAAAACATTTTTCCCACAGATATGAGACTTGaattttaaacatatattttcatttgcaagTGACTTGTTCACTTTGCATAGGGTTTTTAGATATATTAATAGCGTTGACGATTTGTATTTCTATTCTTATctatgttaattaaaaatggatttcaatatgatttatatttattttgaaaatattaatttaattcgatttcttaatttcttaattattgATAATTCAGTACAAAAGTATCTGTTAATTACTCAGCACACAGCTAGTAATAGAGCAAGTCTTATGCTATGCTGAAGTCACATTAAGAGCCAAGTGGAATGCATTAATCTCGATAAGCTTTTTCATTACTTTCGGTTACTTTACGCTTAATTATGGCACGGTGTACGCCGTTCCCAACGCATACAATATCATTTTCCGGCTTCTTAAAAGGGCACTCAATTGTCGTGgtaatttttcatatttttggtgttatatttctgcttctgtcttcatttttttgtcgCGTGTGGAAATGAGCAAGTTTTGGTTTGGGGGATTTCCCCATTTCGTTTGCGTGTTTTGTGCGCCTGAATTGAAACTTATCGTTTTAGTAAATATTTCGCTTGTTTATTTCTTACTTTTCAACTTTAATGTTaattttgctgctttttttcCAGCTCATTGTTTACTTTCGTTAGCGTGCAGTTCACGCCTTGCCATTTGATTATGAACTTGAAGTAGACTTTTGATGGTTGTTTTTGTGTTCcacattgttattattgccgcttgacattttgttgttgctcttgttgctttttttttttgttttgtttgttttcagaGCGAGGCAAAGCAATTAATCAGGCACTCACCGTCCTTACCCTGACATTGGCagctaaatttaattgaattaaactcAGGACGCAGCGACACggagcgacagcagcaaaaacacaaGTAATGTACTTAATTAAGTGAACGACACATGgagcaataaataattgaaaaataacgTAAATGGCAGTCATAAATACGTGAAGTTCAAAATAATGGCGgccacacagacagacacacacaattcATAAGTATTGGaatgacaacaaaaattaaattaaattatgtggTTAGAGAAGGACTTTGAAAAATCGAAACTTTTTGAATCTATCAAAATGTATTGTAGACTAACATAATCCATCCAATCTTTAGTTAGTGACCGATacaactttatattttttggatATTAACATTTCAATTCCAAATATAATTACAACATTAAGAAgaaactgaaataaataaaaaagtacaacatttatattcatttcatttatttttcatttaataattgtaataacttttcaagtaaattgaattttttctacattttaatcaatattaatatttgaatattttttgttgtttgttctttAGCCCAAAGATCCGAAATTTTCTTTTGCGacaagtttaaaatttggtatgGATAAGAATTGCGAAAAGtatgccaaattaaattttagagCTGTAAATATTCAACGA of Drosophila nasuta strain 15112-1781.00 chromosome 3, ASM2355853v1, whole genome shotgun sequence contains these proteins:
- the LOC132790379 gene encoding male-specific sperm protein Mst84Dc-like, translated to MCSYPCYPSACIGSCGGCGPSGFYDPSFGPFNGPFNSWYGCCGGRWC